The DNA window CATCACCAAACAAGGCAGCTTCTTCAGCCATCCTGCATAGTACTCTACGCACAATTTCCCCTAAATACATCCCAGATATAATCTTCTCAAAAATCTGCACCAGTTAGCTGGTATTAGAAACTTGAAATACacaaaataatccataataAACTTATTAAAAACAAAGCAGCTGTAAAGTGCTCTGTTGACCTGTTCCCCAGGGTTTAAACTCTCAGCATCAAGCCCTTGATCATACTCAGTTAGGGGAAGATGTGATGACCGAAAGTTACCCCATTCCATGTTGATAACCTACACAGTTCAATGCCATAAAGAAATCAATTTGGCAGAGAAAATATGAGAAGATAAAACAAGACTTGACTGTGGTATTAAACTGCTTGAGTAATTTGGAGAATGCCAACCATCTCTCCTGATTTAGGCAGCAGACCATGCCACTTCGGAATTGCATGCGCCCTCTCGACATATGCTGCATTAGTCCCTGTACCCAGGATAACAGCAGCCATAACATCTGGGTGGTTGTATCGACCTCCAGCTAAGGTTCCAACTGCATCGTTGACCTACAGTAGCCAAGCAATATGAGAAATCTGCATGCTAAAGGAGATTTGACCTTCAAAATTAAGCAGTCACCCCACTCTACAGTCACTGCCGTCGCAGCTCCTCCTACGTATTTGCCGCCATCTCCACCCGGACCACCACTATCACCACCCATTTCCACCGCAACATGGCCACAACAGCCTCCCAGCCGACAAGCCCATCCAACACCCGTCTAGGTTGGATTGGAACTGGCGTCATGGGCATCTCCATGTGCTCCCACCTAATCAACGCCGGCTACAATCTCACCATCTTCACCCGAACCCCCTCCAAGGCCCAACCCTCCTCTCTCTGGGTGCCCACTGGGCCGACTCCCCCAAAACTGTCGCCTCCCAATCCGACGTCGTCTTGTCCATCGTCGGTTACCCATCCGACGTCCGCCACGTTATCCTCCACCCATCCACAGGTGCTCTCTCCGGTTTACGCCCCGGAGGCATCATCGTTGACATGACCACCTCGGATCCCTCACTCGCCGTTGAAATACACTCGGCAGCCACCTCTGCCGGCTGTTCCGCCGTTGACGCCCCAGTATCCGGCGGCGATCGTGGCGCCCGCAACGCCACGCTCTCTATCTTCGCAGGCGGGGACGGACCTATCATCGAAAAACTAAAACCCATTTTCGCCCTCCTAGGAAGAGTTTATTACATGGGTGCTCCAGGAAAGGGGCAATTCACGAAACTAGCAAACCAGATAACCATATCTTCAACAATGGTGGGGCTTTGTGAAGGTTTAGTATATGCCCACAAGGCTGGTTTGGACCTAGAGTTGTACTTGAGTGCGATATCTACAGGCGCGGCTGGATCCAAGTCGTTGGATTTGTATGGGAGTAGGATTTTGAAAAGGGATTTCGAGGCCGGATTTTTTGTGAATCATTTCGTGAAGGATTTGGGGATATGCTTGAGGGAATGTCAGAATATGAATTTGGCATTGCCGGGTTTGGCACTGGCTCAGCAGCTTTATCTTTCGCATAAGGCTTATGGTGAGGGGGATTTGGGCACCCAGGCGCTTGTTTTGGCGCTTGAAAGGCTCAACAACGTATCACTCGATTCTGCTGGTGGTGCTGCTGCTTCAGGGAATAAAACATGAAGGTAGGGATTGGTAAAGTTTTGATATTTTGAGGATGGAAATATAAATGTTATTACACTTCTTTTTGTTCACATTTTGATTGTGTTGGAAACTTCGCTATGGATCATAATTCTGGTAAAAAGCATGATTACTCCGAGTTATTTAACTGTGTGCTTTTTCCAAAGAAGATCGCGACTCCAATGTAGTCTGTTATGTGGGTTGGGTTCAATTACACAACTGTAGACACTTTAGACATTAACACACAAACCGTGTGTCAGTCATTGCACTAGAAGTTGTGTTTTTGcatgttgttgttgttgttccAATGTCTACATTCGTTATTTTAGTTTTTGCATCTATTGTGTCAGTGCACACACTTGGTGCAGATGCCCTCGATCTGTGTTATGTTTTTCTTTGTAGTCTAGTGAgagtttaagaaaaaattgtTTTCGTTGGGGGGCTTGGTTGGATTATTCTTGCAAATCTAGTGAACTCAAAATTGGATATGCAGTCCTTACCTTGCATGTAATCCTATGGGGAGCTGAAAGTGGACTGTTGGCATACTACGttggttggaaaaaaaaaatctaagaacTCCAATAAGGATCAAGGAAACCATGGGCATCTTATCTGCTAATAAAAATGAAGATATGGCTCTGCTCTTGTTTGCTCATGACGTGTGACGTGGGAGTTGTTAAATTAACCTAGCTCTTAAACCGCTATGTGTTAAATCCTTATCCTTGTTTCAGTCGCCTCTTTTATTGAAGGTTA is part of the Coffea eugenioides isolate CCC68of chromosome 6, Ceug_1.0, whole genome shotgun sequence genome and encodes:
- the LOC113773054 gene encoding LOW QUALITY PROTEIN: probable 3-hydroxyisobutyrate dehydrogenase-like 1, mitochondrial (The sequence of the model RefSeq protein was modified relative to this genomic sequence to represent the inferred CDS: inserted 1 base in 1 codon), producing the protein MATTASQPTSPSNTRLGWIGTGVMGISMCSHLINAGYNLTIFTRTPSKAXTLLSLGAHWADSPKTVASQSDVVLSIVGYPSDVRHVILHPSTGALSGLRPGGIIVDMTTSDPSLAVEIHSAATSAGCSAVDAPVSGGDRGARNATLSIFAGGDGPIIEKLKPIFALLGRVYYMGAPGKGQFTKLANQITISSTMVGLCEGLVYAHKAGLDLELYLSAISTGAAGSKSLDLYGSRILKRDFEAGFFVNHFVKDLGICLRECQNMNLALPGLALAQQLYLSHKAYGEGDLGTQALVLALERLNNVSLDSAGGAAASGNKT